CCAGGAAGGGTCAACCTTGCTACGGACAAAGTGCTGGCTGCCACCCAATGTCACAGGGTAGGCCTCCGTCCTGGATGGCACCGGGTTTACTGTGTAAGTATTAATATCAGGTATTTCAGGTCTTTTATAATCCGTGCCAACAGCACAACCTGAAATTATTCCTGCACAGAGCACTACCAGGGTATAGAAAAAGATCCGTGATATAGATTTAGATACCTTCATACAATACGCCCTTCTCCTGCTTCTTCATGAGTTTTGCCATCCCTTATATGATAGATTCGTTTGAATGTAGGGATAATTTTTTCATCATGTGTCACTACAATGATTGCAGTTTCATACTGCCTCGCTATTTGATTCAATATTTTCACAACAGCAAGTGCACGTTCGCTATCAAGTGGTGCGGTAGGTTCATCAGCAAGAATGACCGGTGGTCGATTCACCAGTGCTCGTGCGATGGATACGCGTTGCTGTTCACCGCCTGAAAGTTGTGATGGCATAGCCCGTGCACGATGCGCAACATCCAGAGCCTCCAGTATTTCCAACGCTCGTTTACGCGATTCGCTGTTTGCATGACCCGCCAGCATCAAAATCAATGCAACATTATCGATAACATCAAGAAAAGGAATCAGATACGGTGCCTGAAATACAAAGCCGATATTATCCCGCCTTAATGCACCGAGATCAGAAATCTTCCATTGTTGATCGTAAATAGTATTTTCACCCAGCGTCATCCGTCCAGCTGTAGGTTCGATAACAGCCCCCAGACATTTGAGCAGTGTACTTTTACCCGAGCCGGAGGGGCCGACCAATCCAACCACCTCGCCAGGGTTGACTTGCATATCCACACCTTTCAGCGCGTCTACTGCAGTATCACCCTCGCCATATCGCTTACGTAATCCTTCAATGGTAATGCCCTGTGTATGCAACTCAGCCACCAATAGCCTCCGCAGGATCCACTTTTAGCGCAGCGTGAATTGCAACCAGACTGGCTATCACACAAATAATCATCACCAGTATGAACCCTGTCATAGCATCTGCAGGCTCCAGTAGTACATATTTTGGAAATACTGGCGCCCAAAATGTCGCCGCTATTTTTCCAACCACAAACCCAATAACGCCCAGGCCAAGCGCCTGTTGCATAATCATACTGGCAATAGTGCGACTCTTTGTTCCAATGAGTTTAAGCACAGCAATTTCTCGAATCTTACCTATCGTTAGCGTATAAATAATGAATGCAACGATTGCCGCACTGACAACAGCAAGAATTACCAAAAACATGGCAATCTGTTTTGCTGCTGTTTTGATCAACTTTTCGATTAGTATTGATTCCATCTGTACACGGGTGTACACCTGTAATCGTTTCCAGCGGCGAATGGGCTCGGCGACTGCTTCTGCTGTATAGCCAGGCTTGATCTGAACCAGCACAGCATTTACGAAAGGGTTCGTGCTTTGTGAGTCAATCACCGCCTCCAACAGGCCCGGCACAGCCGGTCGATTAAATGCAGGGTTGGCCGTGGTTCGGCGACGCTGTTTTACAATCGCATCATTATCCTTCAGGAATTGTGCTTCCTGAGCATCTTTAAGTGGGATAAACAGCATCGGGTCGCCACTGGACGATACCATTCGCTTTGTCAGCCCAACAACTTTATATGTATTACGACGAATCTGAACCTCATCACCAAGATTGAAACCGGTTTTGATATCAGCTACGGCCTCATAGTGACCACGGGTAATATGCCTGCCCGACATAAGGAACCTGGGTTGCCCTGGCGCTCCTGCGGGTGATGTAACAGCCCCAACGACCATCACGCGTACATCATATTTCCCTTGACTGATTTGTGAGGTTAAATAAGTAACATTCGCGGCTCGGGCAACGCCTTCCATACCAAGAATGCTGCGATATTCATCATCGTACAAGCTTGATGATTCGGCATAGGGTCCAAGCGTCCCTTGTTGTACAACCCATAGATCCGCGCCACTGTTGTCCAGCAACACCTTGGCATCATCCACCATTCCCCGGTAAACACCAGCCATCGTCAAGGTAACCCCAATCAACAGCCCCAGACCCATGCCGGTAAACACAAATTTACCCCATGAATGTATAATGTCTCGCCCGGCAAGGCTGATCATGATGAACGGTCTTCTGTCA
The sequence above is a segment of the Gammaproteobacteria bacterium genome. Coding sequences within it:
- a CDS encoding ABC transporter ATP-binding protein, translated to MHTQGITIEGLRKRYGEGDTAVDALKGVDMQVNPGEVVGLVGPSGSGKSTLLKCLGAVIEPTAGRMTLGENTIYDQQWKISDLGALRRDNIGFVFQAPYLIPFLDVIDNVALILMLAGHANSESRKRALEILEALDVAHRARAMPSQLSGGEQQRVSIARALVNRPPVILADEPTAPLDSERALAVVKILNQIARQYETAIIVVTHDEKIIPTFKRIYHIRDGKTHEEAGEGRIV
- a CDS encoding FtsX-like permease family protein codes for the protein MISLAGRDIIHSWGKFVFTGMGLGLLIGVTLTMAGVYRGMVDDAKVLLDNSGADLWVVQQGTLGPYAESSSLYDDEYRSILGMEGVARAANVTYLTSQISQGKYDVRVMVVGAVTSPAGAPGQPRFLMSGRHITRGHYEAVADIKTGFNLGDEVQIRRNTYKVVGLTKRMVSSSGDPMLFIPLKDAQEAQFLKDNDAIVKQRRRTTANPAFNRPAVPGLLEAVIDSQSTNPFVNAVLVQIKPGYTAEAVAEPIRRWKRLQVYTRVQMESILIEKLIKTAAKQIAMFLVILAVVSAAIVAFIIYTLTIGKIREIAVLKLIGTKSRTIASMIMQQALGLGVIGFVVGKIAATFWAPVFPKYVLLEPADAMTGFILVMIICVIASLVAIHAALKVDPAEAIGG